In Agrobacterium vitis, one genomic interval encodes:
- a CDS encoding DUF3313 domain-containing protein, translated as MAGLLLVLALAGCSSVPLTQSGTLSSYKGLGPVDGRLSKSRSFADTPAIVAAQTVSIAPTRLSPLASSRLHDAGNDRLVSNALDRAMCIDLSDKYRVVGPGEAADLTVHAVITDIVPTSKAVAGLSTAVTLGTSFVLPVGVPRLPIGLGGLAVEAEAVDSKGEQRAAIVWSRGANSITNTARVSEVGDAYGLASSFASQFSEILVKGRKPSGLDLSLPSGQKMKSQLGGKPKYAACEVFGRAPGLGGVLSGVVGAPPSWTDHPTK; from the coding sequence GTGGCGGGCCTCCTTCTTGTGCTGGCATTGGCTGGGTGTAGCTCCGTCCCGCTCACCCAGTCCGGTACGCTGTCATCCTATAAAGGCTTGGGGCCTGTTGATGGTCGCTTGAGCAAATCGCGCAGTTTCGCGGATACCCCGGCTATAGTGGCGGCGCAAACGGTTTCCATTGCTCCCACACGGTTGTCGCCTCTGGCCTCTTCGAGGCTCCATGACGCCGGGAATGACAGGTTGGTCTCAAATGCTCTGGATCGCGCTATGTGTATCGATCTCAGTGATAAATACCGGGTTGTTGGTCCCGGAGAGGCGGCTGATCTCACTGTTCACGCTGTGATAACCGACATAGTCCCGACCAGCAAAGCCGTGGCGGGCCTATCGACCGCAGTCACATTAGGAACCTCCTTTGTTCTTCCCGTGGGTGTCCCGCGTCTGCCGATCGGACTGGGAGGCCTGGCTGTCGAGGCGGAAGCGGTTGATTCAAAAGGGGAACAACGAGCGGCCATCGTCTGGTCCCGCGGTGCAAATTCCATCACCAATACTGCGCGTGTTTCAGAAGTCGGTGACGCCTATGGCCTTGCATCTTCATTTGCCAGCCAGTTCTCAGAGATACTCGTAAAAGGCCGCAAGCCCTCTGGTTTGGACCTTTCCTTGCCCTCAGGCCAAAAAATGAAGTCGCAGCTGGGTGGAAAGCCTAAATATGCGGCGTGTGAGGTGTTTGGGCGGGCGCCGGGTCTCGGTGGCGTTCTGTCTGGTGTCGTTGGTGCTCCACCGTCCTGGACAGATCACCCAACCAAGTGA